A segment of the Candidatus Eisenbacteria bacterium genome:
TATTGGCGGGTGGAGCCGGTCGAGGCTACGCCGCCGCCGCCCCGCTCGTGAGTCGCAGGATCGACTGCGCGAGCCGCTTCCTGTCGACCGGTTTCTCGAGGAACTCCGCCGCACCCGTATGACGCGTGCGCAATTCGTGCCGTGAGGCGTCGCGACCGGTCACGACCAGCACCGGAACCGTGACCACCCTGCGTCATTCAATCGCAGTCCGAGCGCCATCAGCATCGTGGAATCGTCGTCCACCACGAGAAGTCGTTTCCGAAGCTGCGTCATGACGTACGCTCCGCGGCGCGATCGCGATTGACGACCGGATCCCGTGCGCGCAGCACGATCACCGGAACGCTCGCGCCGTCGACCATGCCACGCATCCGCTCGAGCACCGTGTAGCCGTCGCCGCCCGGCAGCCCCAGATCGAGCAGCACCAGATCCGGATGCTCCTTGCGCACCGCCGTCAGCGCCTGCAATCCATCCTGCGCGATGAGGACCTCGAATCCCTTCGCGCGCAGCCAAACGCTCAACCCCTGTGCGAGATCGGCATCGTCCTCCACCACCAGCAACCTCGCCTTCCGATCCACTGAATCCTCCTTCATGCCGCGAGGAGGAAATTCACGGCTTCCGACACCAGCGTCGTCTGTCGTGAGAGATGATCCGCCTCCGGCATTCCGTCGAGCTGCTCGGGTGCAGGCAGGGATCACCTTCCAGCCGACGCGCGAGGCGCGCGGATGACTTCGGCGCCACTTTCCGTCGTGCGCGCCAGTACGTGCAGCGTGCGACCACCGTCCTCGATGCTCTGCCACGGCAGCAGGATGTCGCGGTCTGGCAACAGCGCACCCGACACCACCCGGGAAGCGCCGGCGAGCGCGCGTTGATCCGCGGGACCGAACGAGCGGATGTCCTGGGGAGTGAACGTGATCTCGAGCACGCGCTCGGCCTCGCGCTGAGCGGTGGCATCCCAGTTGACGCCGTACATGTGGACCGGGCGACCGTCGACGTCGCGGCGGTGAGACTGGCGCGGAACTCGGCCAGGTCTTCGGGGTGCACGTTGCGGAAGAACTGCTCGCCGTGAGTTCCAGATGCGAAGTCGTTGTCCCACAGTTCGCGAGTCCCCTCGCTCGCAGCGACCTCGTCGGTCGCGAGGTCCCACTCCCACACACCGAACCCCACTTCGCGCAGCGCGGTCGCGAGGTGCTCCTGGCCGCGGGCCAGCTCGAGTCGGGCGTGGCGCATCTCCCGCTCGCGTCGCGACGCCGCGCCGAAGTCGCTGAGGATCCGAGTGAGTGCACCTGCGGGGCGCACGAGCAGCAGCGCGAGGCTCACCAGCACCACGCATGGCGCGGTGTGAAGCGCGATCGGATGGAAGAACCACCCGATCGCGTACTGCAGCAACCAGACAGCAGCGACCCCGGCGGCGGCGACGCGGCGGAACACGAGCACACCACGCTCAGCCGTCTCAATCGGTCCTGAATGAGGGCGACGCGTGAGTCACCCGTGGCCTGCGCGGCAGTTGCCATGCCGAGCCAACCTCTTGAACCCGAGCCCGCAGCGCGCTTGCGTGACGGCTCCGATGGCATGAGCGTGCCCGCGGACTAGGGCAGCGTGAGCCGAACGCTGGTGCCTTCCCACTCCCCGGTCTCGGCGTTCCCCTCACCGACCCGCAGCTCGATTTCCCCGGATGGGCCACCGGGAAGCATCAGCCGGAACTCGCCCCACATCTCGACGTAGTCGGCCGCGGTGGTGAAGGTGTCCTGCACGATCCTGCCGTCCACCATCAACTCGGCCACCACGTTGGCTTCAAAGGTGCGCGCGTAGCCCCACACCTGCAGCGGATAGCCCGTCGGCCCGGCACGCGGGAGCATCAGCACCACCCGCGCGCCGCGCGCCGCAGCGGCCGGCAGCGGGTCGCCTCCGGCTTCGAACTCGATCACGATCGCGGCGGTACGGTCGTCCTGCCAGGCGCGCGCGACCGCGGGGGCCCTCAGATGCACGTCTACGAAACGTTGCCCCTCCATGGAATGCACCACGTAGGCGCCGACCAGCAGGTCGTTCGAGAGCCAGGTTTCGGTCATCGCCGCGCGCTCGATGCGGCCCGGCAGCCACACGCGCAGCACACCCTGACCGCGCAACAGCTCCACGCGCGAGCCGCCGAGTCGTCGCGCGGGCAGGCCGCTCGAGTCGGCGAATGCGATCACCAGGCGGTCGCGATTGCCGATCCGCGCGCCCACCAGCGAGGACAGCGTCACGGCGTCGCCGTCGCCTTCACCGAGTCGCGCTACGTTACCGTCCGCGACGAAGGTCTTCGGCACGCTGCTCGGCGCCTGGTCCGGCGACGCCAGCGAGCAACCGCCGAGTGCGAGCGCGAACAGCAGCATCGGCACGCAGGCGCTCCACCACCGCGATGGATTCGCCGGCTTCGTCATGAACGCTCTCACGCGGTGCGCCTGCCCACCAGCAATCGCAGTCCGTTCAGGATCACGAGCACCGTGCTGCCCTCGTGACCCGAGACTGCGATCGGCAGTCGCAACTGTCCGAACGGAGTGTGCTGGCCCATGAACACCCACACCACCAGCAGCGCCATCACGCCGACGGCGATCGTCACGTTCTGCGCGACCACCACGCGCGCGCGCTGCGCGAGCTTCACAGCGTAAGGCAGTGCCCGAAGGTCGTCGGCCATCAGCACCAGATCGGCGCTCTCGAGCGCCGCGTCGCTTCCGACTCCGCCCATCGCGACACCCACGGTGGCGCGAGCGAGCGCCGGGGCGTCGTTGACGCCATCGCCCACCATCACGACCGCGCCGTGACGTGCCTCGAGCTCGGCGATCGCATTGACCTTGTCCTCGGGAAGCAGCTCGCCGCGCGCATCGTCCACCGCGAGCTGGCGTGCGATCGCCGCCACCGTCGAACGGCTGTCCCCGGACAGCAGTGTCACGCTGCGAATGCCGCACGCCTTCAGGGCGGCGACGGTGGCCGCGGCGGTGGGCCGGATCTGATCGGCGGCGGCGATCACGCCCCACTGATCGCCGCGACGCACCAGCATCGCGGTCTTCGCCTCACGCATGAACGCCTCGACGCGCTCCCGCGCGGGCGCCGGCACCGGGATCGAAAGGCTCTCGAACAGCGCCGGAGTTCCGATCTCGATCGTCGCATCGCTCACGCGTGCGACCACGCCCTTCCCAAGATGCGTGGTCAGGTGCGTGGCGGCTTCACTGGTGACGCCGCGTACCTCGGCGGCGCGTACCACGGCTTGTGCGAGCGGATGTTGCGATCGCTTTTCGGCGGCGGCGGCCCACGCGAGCAGCTCGCGTTCGTCGACCCCTGGGAGCGCGACCACGTCGGTCACCTCGAAGCGCCCGGCGGTCAGCGTCCCGGTCTTGTCGAACGCCACCGCCTTCGCGCGCCCGAGCGCCTCCAGGAAGCGGCCGCCCTTGAACAGGATGCCGTTGCGCGCCGCGTTCGCGATCGCGGACAGCACCGTCGAGGGCGTCGCGATCACGAGCGCGCACGGGGAGGCGACGACCAGCAGCGTCATCGCTCGGTAGAACGTGGGGGCGAACGGGTGCCGCAGCAGCAGCGGAATCGCGATCATCAGCACCGCTGCGACCACCACCGCGACCGTGTAGTAGCGCCCGACCCACTCGGCAAGTTCCTCGGTGCGCGACTTCTGCTCCTGCGCCTCCTCGACCAGCGTCACGATGCGCGCCAGCGTGGTGTCGCCGGCGGCGCGCAGCGTTCGCACCTCGAGGGCACCCTGCTGATTGAGCGTCCCGGCGAACACTCGGTCGCCGATCTCCTTGGTGACCGGAACCGACTCACCGGTCAGCGAGCTCTGATCGACCAGCGATGCACCCAGCACCACCGCACCGTCGACCGGCAGCGTCTCGCCCGGCTTCACGATCACGATTTCGCCGACCCTGACGTCCTCGGCCTCGACCTGCACCTCGCGCCCTGAACGACGCACCAGCGCGCGCGACGGACGCAGCTTGAGCAGCGCGTGCAGGGCGCGGCGCGTGCGCCCCATGGTGTAGACCTCGAGCGTGTTGCTGAGCGAGAACAGGAACATCAGTTCGGCCGCTTCGGTCACGAAGCCGATCGCCGCGGCGCCGGCCGCCGCCAGCAGCATCAGCAGATTGACGTCGAAGCGACGCTTCGCCAGCGCCGCGAAGGTCGAGCGGAGCGCGAACCAGCTGCCGGCCAGCGCCGACACCCCGAGCACCACGCGCGAGACGAGCGCCGGCAGCGCGGTACGCTCGAGCACCAGCCCGATCAGCAGCAGCAGAAGGCAGGCGACCGTGAGCGTGATCATCGCGCGGCTCTTCGACCGCGTCGCCTGCTCGGCCGGCGTCATGCGTGCGCCCCACGGCTTGCGATTCGCGAACGGCCGCACGAACTCGATGGTGTCGCGCGGCACTTCGCGGCGTGCGATGCCGACGTGTCCCGGGTCCGCGATCACCACGAACTCGTCACGCCGCGCACCCGGTACGCGGCCGAGTCGCAGCGCGCACTCCTCGCAAGCGCCCGGCGCCGCGCGGCGCTCGCAGCGCGTCACACGCTGCGCGAACAGCGCCGCCACTTCGTCGGCCAGCGCATTGAGCTGATCCGGCGCGACTCGTCCCGGCTGGTAGCGGACCGTGAGCAGGTTCTGCGCGAAGTCGGCTTCGATGCCGACGACGCCGGGACTCGCGGCCAGCCGTTCCGACAGAATTTCGAGGCAGCCCTCGCCTTCCGCGATCGGCAGATGCTCGAGTTGGGGCTCGGAGGCGGGGTTCGGGTTCATGGCGCCGCGCAGGCTAGCACAGCGACTCGGGCCGACCAGCCGTCGCAACGAGTTGGGCGCATGCGCTGACGCGCGGCAGACGAAACCGCCCGGGTCGTGAGACCCTGGCGGCTCGGAGCGCGCGGCAAGGGGCGTCGCGCGCGTCAGCGAATCCTGACGAGGCTCCGGCTCAGCGTTCCGGTCGCGGTGCGGAGTCGCGCGAAGTAGACCCCCGCGCCGGTCTGTCCACCGTCGTCGCGACGCCCGTCCCAGCTCACCGCGTGCGGACCCGCCGCCAGCGTGCGAGCGTCGGTGAGCGAGCGCACCTGACGGCCGAACACGTCATAGACCACGAGCTGCACCGGCTCGGGGCGCGACAGCGAGAACACGATCTCGACCGGTCCGCTCGAAGGATTCGGACGCACCGAGCGCAGTCCGAATGCGGTGTTCGCGCTGACGGGAGAACCCACCACGCCGGGATTCAGGTCCGGATCGTCGGGCGGGAATCCGGCGAGGATCTCGTCGGTGTCCAGGTAGGTGTCGCGGTCGCGGTCGAGCGCCATGCGAATGCCGGCGCCCTTGGGGACCGCGGTGATCGTCAGCTCGGTGCCGAGTCCGGCGTTGTCGAGCAGCGTCGTGGTGCTCACGTTGGGAATCGAGGCCTGGTCGATCTTCCACTGATCGCCACCCTGATAGAGCCAGCCATGCCGCGTTCCGCCGGCGATGCCGGTCGCGATCAGATCGCAGTCGTTCGCAGCGGTGCGCGTCTGCAGCACCGCGAGTGTCGCGAGCGCCCCCGGGTTGGCGTTGCCGTCGAACGACAGCTGATGGCCGACGGCGGGCGCCATTCCGGTGTCGAACGCGATCAGGTACGCCTCGAGATCGCGCTTCTCGGGTCCCGAGATCGAGGTGTCGGGATCGAACGCGAATTCGGCCCGCCCGAGGAACGAACCGATCGTCGGCTCGACGCCATTGTGCGAGAAACCGGTGCTGCGCAGCGGAGTGGCTCCGGGCGCGCGCGAGAATCCCAGTTTCTTATAGAGGTTGCGCAGCTGCGGCACCTTGAGGTCCTGAGGATCGAAAATGGTCTCGTTCGGAACCATCAGATTGTTGGTACCGGGCCCGACCGCGGTACCGGCGTGACACGAGCTGCACGCCACCGGAGTGCCGCCGGAGGTGTCGAACAGCGAGGTCTCGAACAGCACCCGGCCACGCTCGGCACTCGGGACGCCGGGCGGCGCGTCAGGCAGCGAACGATCGAGGTTCCCGTACGGATTCGGCGGATACACGATCGTATTCATGAACTCGCTCATCGCCGCCATCTGACTGTCTGGCAGAGGAGTCGCACGGCCGAGCAGCCCCGCGATCGCGCCGTTGAATGCCGCGAGGTCCGGCCGATCGCCGCGCCAGTGAAGCGGCGTGTTGCCATTGAGACCCCGCAGCGACTGGGTCACCATGGGGCCCTTCTGGGGATCGAAGCCGTCGAGCGGCGCCATATTCGCGAGGTAGGGACCGAACGGATCGCCGAGGTCCCACGCAAGATGATCGGTGTCACCGAAAATGTGACAGCTCGCACACGCCTGCTCGCCGTGTCCCGACGTCGATCCGGCGTAGAAGAAGCGTCGACCGTGCACGAGCATGTCGGGCGTGGGGTCGAAGCCGATCCGCTGCAGGTCGAGTTCGGCGAAGGTCGTGATCGAAAGCGTCTGAAGCTGATTGCGGAACCGGCCCACCACGTAGAGCCGCCCGCGCGCGTCGTCCACCACCACTCCACTCGGCCCCTCGAGCGTCGGAATGCGCCCGCGCACCGTGCTGGCCGCTCCGCCGGCCGGGTTCAGCACGCCGATGCGATCGTTCGCCATCGCGGTCACGTACGCGCGATTGCCGCTGGCCGCGAATGCGATTCCGGACAGCAGACCGAGTGCTGAGTCGGCGTCGGACTGAGGCCCTGGCGTGAAGGTGTAATTGATGTGCGGGTTGATCACGCGGCGCGTGAACGTACCGGCCTGGGTGATCCAGCCGACCTGGGTCTCCGTCACATAGCCCGAGAGTTTCGGCTCGAAGCGCAGCTGATTGCGTGCGTCGGTGTTCGCGACACCGATGCGGCCGTCGGCAGGACTGACGGCCAGCGCGAAGTTCGTCGAGCCGCTGGCGCTGAAGGTGCGGGTGACGGTCTGGGACGTGGTGCTGATCTCGATCACGTCGTGGTCGACAGGGGCGTACGAAACCTTTGAATTCCAGAGCTTGCCGTACTCGTCGGTCCAATCGGCCCCGAACTTACGCACGACCGCCGCGACCTTCGGGGCAAGGTGCCCGAGCTTGTTCGGCGTGTAGCGCGGATAGTCGGGGTCGTCGGGGATCGAGTCCGCGACCTCTTCGGGCGTCAGGATCGTCGTGTTGTTGTTGCCGTGCAGGCTCGCCACGTAGACGTGCGAACCGTTCGCGGTCTTCGCAAGTGAACGCGGGTAGCTCGCCGGGATTTCGATCGTGGTCTCGAGCGCCAGCGTGACCGGATCGTAGACCTTGATCCGGTTCTCCTCCGAGACGCTCACGTAGGCCCGCACCGGAGTGCCGGCGAACTCGACGTCGTTGGGCTCGTCACCGACGCGCAG
Coding sequences within it:
- a CDS encoding response regulator, with translation MDRKARLLVVEDDADLAQGLSVWLRAKGFEVLIAQDGLQALTAVRKEHPDLVLLDLGLPGGDGYTVLERMRGMVDGASVPVIVLRARDPVVNRDRAAERTS
- the cadA gene encoding cadmium-translocating P-type ATPase: MNPNPASEPQLEHLPIAEGEGCLEILSERLAASPGVVGIEADFAQNLLTVRYQPGRVAPDQLNALADEVAALFAQRVTRCERRAAPGACEECALRLGRVPGARRDEFVVIADPGHVGIARREVPRDTIEFVRPFANRKPWGARMTPAEQATRSKSRAMITLTVACLLLLLIGLVLERTALPALVSRVVLGVSALAGSWFALRSTFAALAKRRFDVNLLMLLAAAGAAAIGFVTEAAELMFLFSLSNTLEVYTMGRTRRALHALLKLRPSRALVRRSGREVQVEAEDVRVGEIVIVKPGETLPVDGAVVLGASLVDQSSLTGESVPVTKEIGDRVFAGTLNQQGALEVRTLRAAGDTTLARIVTLVEEAQEQKSRTEELAEWVGRYYTVAVVVAAVLMIAIPLLLRHPFAPTFYRAMTLLVVASPCALVIATPSTVLSAIANAARNGILFKGGRFLEALGRAKAVAFDKTGTLTAGRFEVTDVVALPGVDERELLAWAAAAEKRSQHPLAQAVVRAAEVRGVTSEAATHLTTHLGKGVVARVSDATIEIGTPALFESLSIPVPAPARERVEAFMREAKTAMLVRRGDQWGVIAAADQIRPTAAATVAALKACGIRSVTLLSGDSRSTVAAIARQLAVDDARGELLPEDKVNAIAELEARHGAVVMVGDGVNDAPALARATVGVAMGGVGSDAALESADLVLMADDLRALPYAVKLAQRARVVVAQNVTIAVGVMALLVVWVFMGQHTPFGQLRLPIAVSGHEGSTVLVILNGLRLLVGRRTA